A part of Alkalinema sp. FACHB-956 genomic DNA contains:
- the pstB gene encoding phosphate ABC transporter ATP-binding protein PstB, producing the protein MLETILQTTPIQPKVEAANLNFYYGNTHALRNINLILPDRQITALIGPSGCGKTTLLRCFNRMHDLYSGNRYEGEIILDGSVNILSRRLDPIEVRMRVGMVFQRPNPFPKSIFENVAYGLRVRGEKNRTTIAERVEKALQEAALWNEVKDRLQDMAFNLSGGQQQRLCIARALATDPELILFDEPTSALDPIATANIEDLMTRLKHQVTILIVTHSMQQAARLSDYTAFMYLGELIEHDRTEVIFNAPSKKQTKDYISGRFG; encoded by the coding sequence ATGCTAGAAACTATCTTACAAACTACCCCCATTCAACCTAAAGTAGAAGCTGCAAATCTCAATTTCTACTATGGCAATACCCACGCACTGAGGAACATCAATCTCATTCTACCGGATAGACAAATTACAGCGCTGATTGGGCCGTCTGGCTGCGGTAAGACGACGTTGCTGCGGTGTTTTAACCGGATGCATGATCTCTACTCCGGCAATCGCTATGAGGGAGAAATTATTCTGGATGGGTCGGTGAATATTCTGTCCCGTCGCCTTGATCCGATCGAAGTGCGGATGCGGGTGGGCATGGTGTTTCAGCGTCCGAATCCGTTCCCGAAATCAATCTTCGAAAATGTGGCCTACGGGTTACGGGTGCGGGGCGAAAAGAACCGCACAACGATCGCGGAAAGGGTGGAGAAAGCGCTGCAAGAGGCGGCCCTGTGGAATGAAGTTAAGGATCGCTTGCAGGATATGGCCTTTAACCTGTCGGGGGGGCAGCAGCAACGGCTGTGCATTGCCCGTGCCCTAGCGACCGATCCTGAATTGATTTTGTTTGATGAACCAACGTCAGCCCTTGACCCGATCGCCACGGCCAATATCGAAGATTTGATGACCAGACTCAAACACCAAGTCACGATTTTGATTGTTACCCATAGTATGCAACAGGCAGCCCGATTGTCTGACTACACCGCGTTTATGTATCTGGGTGAGTTGATTGAACACGATCGAACGGAAGTCATTTTCAATGCTCCATCCAAGAAACAAACTAAGGATTACATCAGTGGTCGTTTTGGTTAA
- the pstA gene encoding phosphate ABC transporter permease PstA, which translates to MTSSSLNAIRQSVSRRQVLSQSFAIVGLFGILIAIVTLIALILQLTIQGAPKLNWQFFTSFADPDPAIAGILAAWVGTGLVMLVTVTAAVPIGIAAGVYLEEYAKKNWLSDLIEINVTNLAGVPSIVYGLLALGLFKYYFNLGESILTAGLTLALLVLPVVIVTTREALRAIPNTLREAAYSMGASKWQMIAHHLLPYSLGSILTGVIIGLSRAIGETAPLVTIGALTFIAFLPESPFQSSFPFISLEWLKAPFTVLPIQMFNWVSRPEIEFQTNAAAAGVILMAMTLSMNGVAIYLRYQIRKRLKW; encoded by the coding sequence ATGACATCTTCTTCGCTAAATGCCATTCGCCAATCCGTCTCCCGGCGGCAAGTCCTGAGCCAGTCCTTCGCGATCGTGGGTCTCTTCGGAATTCTGATCGCGATCGTGACGCTCATTGCCCTGATCCTGCAATTAACCATTCAAGGTGCGCCGAAATTGAATTGGCAATTTTTCACCTCCTTTGCCGATCCCGATCCCGCGATCGCAGGGATTTTGGCGGCTTGGGTGGGAACGGGCTTGGTGATGCTGGTCACGGTGACAGCGGCAGTTCCGATCGGGATCGCAGCGGGGGTGTACTTAGAGGAATATGCCAAGAAGAATTGGCTTTCGGATTTGATTGAAATTAACGTGACAAATTTGGCGGGGGTGCCCTCGATCGTTTACGGCCTACTGGCCTTGGGGTTATTCAAGTATTACTTCAATTTAGGGGAAAGTATTCTGACGGCTGGATTAACCTTAGCGCTCTTAGTGCTTCCAGTCGTCATTGTGACCACCCGTGAAGCCCTCCGTGCCATTCCCAATACCCTGCGGGAAGCAGCCTATTCTATGGGGGCTAGCAAGTGGCAAATGATTGCCCATCATCTGTTGCCCTATTCCCTGGGCAGTATTCTCACAGGAGTGATTATTGGGCTTTCCCGCGCGATCGGAGAAACGGCTCCCCTCGTGACGATCGGAGCCCTCACCTTCATTGCCTTTCTGCCTGAATCCCCCTTCCAATCTTCGTTCCCCTTCATTTCCTTAGAGTGGCTCAAGGCTCCCTTCACGGTACTTCCCATTCAAATGTTTAATTGGGTATCTCGGCCAGAAATTGAGTTTCAAACCAATGCAGCCGCAGCCGGGGTGATTTTAATGGCAATGACGTTGTCCATGAATGGGGTGGCGATCTATTTACGCTACCAAATTCGTAAGCGACTGAAGTGGTAG
- the pstC gene encoding phosphate ABC transporter permease subunit PstC has protein sequence MARSLPSLAASVQQAQRRRSVRQVQEKVIESILFLAAFSCVAVTIAIMVILGVESFGLFKQVSIVEFLTGIEWAPLFEPPKYGVLPLISGTLTTTMVALLVAIPLGTTIALFLSEFASTTVREWAKPVLELLAGIPTVVYGYFALLFITPLLQALLPDLGGFNMLSAGMVMGIMITPLISSISEDALRSVPAELREGSYATGATRLQTAYKVVLPAALSGVSSSYILGISRAVGETMIVAISAGLQPTLTLNPLDSAATMTAYIVQVSLGDLPHGTTGYQTIFAVGLALVLMTLLFNIIGHFLSKRYRERY, from the coding sequence ATGGCGCGTTCTTTACCCTCTCTAGCAGCGTCAGTGCAGCAAGCCCAAAGGCGTCGATCGGTGCGTCAAGTTCAGGAAAAAGTGATTGAATCAATCCTTTTCCTAGCTGCATTTTCCTGTGTGGCTGTCACGATCGCCATTATGGTGATTTTAGGGGTTGAGTCCTTTGGTTTGTTCAAACAAGTGTCGATCGTTGAATTTCTCACAGGTATTGAATGGGCACCGCTATTTGAACCGCCTAAGTACGGTGTCTTGCCCCTGATCTCTGGCACCTTGACCACGACCATGGTAGCCCTATTGGTTGCGATTCCCCTCGGCACCACGATCGCACTGTTTCTCAGCGAGTTTGCCTCTACGACTGTCCGAGAATGGGCCAAACCCGTTTTAGAATTGCTTGCGGGCATTCCCACCGTGGTTTACGGCTATTTTGCGTTGCTCTTTATCACGCCTTTGTTGCAAGCCTTATTACCTGACTTGGGCGGGTTTAATATGCTGTCAGCGGGCATGGTCATGGGGATCATGATTACGCCGTTGATTAGTTCCATTAGTGAAGATGCGCTGAGATCGGTGCCAGCAGAACTGCGGGAAGGGTCCTACGCGACAGGGGCGACTCGGTTACAAACTGCCTACAAAGTTGTGTTGCCCGCAGCTTTATCTGGGGTTTCGTCGTCCTACATTTTGGGCATTTCCCGAGCTGTGGGTGAAACGATGATTGTTGCGATCTCCGCAGGATTACAGCCCACCTTGACCTTGAATCCCCTTGATTCTGCTGCAACGATGACGGCCTACATTGTCCAAGTCAGTTTGGGGGATCTGCCCCATGGGACGACTGGATATCAAACAATCTTTGCTGTAGGTCTTGCCCTCGTTTTAATGACCCTACTGTTTAACATCATTGGACATTTTTTAAGCAAGCGATATCGGGAACGGTATTAA
- a CDS encoding PstS family phosphate ABC transporter substrate-binding protein codes for MMLSQVYRSITIGAVVTIASIVGFSATAQAQVKVDGSSTVFPITEAAAAAFQKSSGQKVTVGISGTGGGLKKFCNGETDISNASRPILEKELKLCKEKGIKFIEIPVAMDALTVVVSPQNNWVNNLTVDQLKKVWDAGSTVKNWKEIDGSFPDAPLKLFGPGADSGTFDYFTEAINGKAKKSRTDYTGSEDDNVLVQGVSRDKNALGYFGFAYYQKNNRRLKAVKVNGVEPSLANVTNGSYRPLSRPLFIYVNADSAKNKQPVKSFVESYLNGASGFASKVGYLPLIDQVYSVSKKHLSEGKTGTRFAGKEPTNLKMEDLVKMEPKD; via the coding sequence ATTATGTTGTCCCAGGTTTATCGCTCCATTACCATAGGTGCAGTGGTTACGATCGCCTCGATCGTAGGCTTCTCCGCCACTGCCCAAGCTCAGGTCAAGGTTGACGGCTCCAGCACAGTGTTCCCCATCACGGAAGCAGCAGCAGCAGCTTTCCAAAAGTCATCTGGACAAAAGGTGACCGTTGGGATTTCCGGCACCGGTGGCGGCTTGAAGAAGTTCTGCAACGGCGAAACGGATATTTCCAACGCATCCCGCCCCATTCTCGAAAAAGAATTGAAACTCTGTAAAGAGAAGGGCATCAAGTTTATTGAAATCCCAGTTGCTATGGATGCATTGACCGTTGTAGTTAGCCCCCAAAACAATTGGGTCAATAACTTGACGGTAGATCAACTCAAGAAAGTCTGGGATGCAGGCAGCACCGTCAAGAACTGGAAGGAAATTGATGGAAGCTTCCCCGATGCACCCTTGAAGCTGTTTGGGCCGGGGGCCGATTCCGGTACCTTCGATTACTTCACTGAAGCCATCAATGGGAAGGCTAAAAAGAGCCGGACGGACTATACTGGGAGCGAAGATGATAACGTCTTGGTGCAAGGCGTTTCCCGCGACAAGAATGCGCTGGGCTACTTTGGTTTTGCTTATTACCAAAAGAACAATCGTCGCTTGAAAGCCGTTAAAGTCAACGGGGTGGAGCCCTCTCTGGCTAACGTGACCAATGGGAGCTACCGTCCGCTATCTCGTCCGTTGTTCATCTATGTCAACGCGGATTCGGCTAAGAACAAGCAGCCCGTGAAATCCTTCGTGGAGTCCTACCTCAATGGGGCTTCGGGTTTTGCTTCCAAGGTGGGCTATTTACCCTTGATCGATCAGGTGTATAGCGTCAGTAAAAAGCACCTGTCTGAAGGGAAAACAGGAACACGCTTTGCAGGCAAGGAACCCACGAACTTGAAGATGGAAGATTTAGTCAAGATGGAACCTAAAGACTAA
- a CDS encoding Crp/Fnr family transcriptional regulator, producing MYSISQVPDSSRPFLTWQRIIDWAQEHYRCRTFSKDERIITRPGLLYLVQRGAVRLVGTAQISATSMSNSSRLAAVESEEAFLGFVGAGQPFEVVAQSPFTLQSFAHVEQTAVIWMYWNDLDNWPHFRREVLDAFRYQHQRKLLWLSTLGQRRTIDRLFGFLTLLIEEYGEPTSEGYCLPFPLTHAQIGSAIGSTRVTVTRLMGKLRQKGLIITQDDNLLCLPEESMLRDRMRSYTY from the coding sequence ATGTATTCAATATCACAAGTCCCAGATTCCTCTCGCCCCTTTTTAACTTGGCAACGCATCATTGACTGGGCTCAGGAGCACTACCGCTGTCGCACGTTTAGTAAAGATGAACGAATCATTACCCGACCGGGCTTGCTTTACCTGGTTCAACGGGGAGCGGTGCGCTTAGTCGGAACTGCTCAAATAAGCGCTACAAGTATGAGTAACAGTTCCCGACTGGCTGCGGTGGAGTCAGAAGAGGCATTTTTAGGATTTGTGGGAGCAGGGCAACCCTTTGAAGTCGTCGCGCAGTCTCCCTTCACATTACAGAGTTTTGCCCATGTCGAGCAAACGGCTGTGATTTGGATGTATTGGAATGATTTAGACAACTGGCCCCATTTTCGCCGGGAAGTTTTGGATGCATTTCGTTACCAACATCAACGAAAGTTGCTGTGGTTAAGCACCCTGGGCCAGCGCCGCACGATCGATCGCCTGTTTGGGTTCCTCACCCTGCTGATTGAAGAATATGGAGAACCAACTAGCGAAGGCTATTGCTTGCCCTTTCCCCTAACCCATGCACAAATTGGTAGCGCGATCGGGTCTACTCGAGTCACCGTGACACGATTAATGGGGAAACTGCGTCAGAAAGGCTTGATTATTACTCAGGACGACAACTTACTTTGCCTGCCGGAGGAATCGATGTTGCGCGATCGGATGCGTTCCTACACTTATTAG
- a CDS encoding DUF928 domain-containing protein, which translates to MPQTLFSAAPHRSSVYQHRRRLATAILGTLAISLLQLSGSIAEPNSPAGQVLQEWGISEAALAKAPRYIPPKRRGMPKRTQGGGSRGCAGLPTASADCAISLTALVPADHIGLTTAARPVLSWYASQRSEQPWQVTLVEPGVSKPLWVQQIPQVKAGLNQFQIPANAPELKPGRRYRWAVSQANSSDRSVSSPITRGWIERVELPNQQSQQMLAISSQRDRANWLAEAGLWYDALTEYTQALKANPQDPQPLESLFSLFQQGGLTQVIQWEQTTPTLSKPVS; encoded by the coding sequence ATGCCTCAAACACTGTTTTCTGCTGCACCCCATAGATCTTCTGTTTACCAGCATCGCCGTCGTTTAGCAACTGCGATCTTGGGAACACTGGCTATCTCGTTACTACAACTCAGCGGTTCGATCGCTGAACCGAACTCCCCCGCAGGACAAGTTTTGCAAGAATGGGGCATCTCTGAAGCGGCTCTGGCCAAGGCTCCACGCTATATTCCACCCAAACGACGCGGTATGCCAAAACGAACCCAAGGGGGTGGTTCGCGAGGATGTGCGGGACTTCCCACAGCATCAGCGGATTGTGCCATTTCCCTCACGGCACTGGTACCCGCTGATCACATTGGCTTGACTACAGCAGCCCGTCCCGTCCTGAGTTGGTACGCCTCGCAACGCAGTGAACAGCCCTGGCAAGTTACTCTCGTGGAACCCGGCGTTAGCAAACCCCTGTGGGTACAACAAATCCCCCAGGTCAAGGCTGGACTGAATCAGTTTCAAATCCCTGCCAATGCGCCAGAACTCAAGCCAGGACGCCGCTACCGTTGGGCAGTTTCCCAGGCCAATTCCTCCGATCGCTCAGTCAGCAGTCCCATCACACGGGGTTGGATTGAACGGGTGGAATTACCCAACCAGCAATCTCAGCAAATGCTAGCCATCTCCTCTCAGCGAGATCGAGCCAACTGGTTAGCCGAAGCAGGGCTTTGGTATGATGCGCTGACAGAATACACCCAAGCGCTCAAGGCAAACCCCCAAGATCCGCAACCCTTAGAATCCCTCTTTTCCTTATTCCAGCAAGGGGGATTAACCCAAGTGATTCAATGGGAACAAACAACCCCGACCCTTTCCAAACCCGTCAGTTAG
- a CDS encoding HAD family hydrolase: protein MTILRSQNSRSQADLQDAGQIRLLALDIDGTIAGKSNQLSQPILEAVAAVQAKGIAVAIATGRMYRAALRFHHTLNLRLPLIAYQGAWIQDPITNQRAWHTPVAAPHALNLLDYFEQPDLRQRLSVHFYIDDDLYVRELTPDTEAYVQRSGITPIAVGDLRSVLDRAPTKVLALSADTGLMQTVLADLQGMVNPADLHITTSVATFVEATHPHATKGHALKRLAEEELGLRPEQVMAIGDNCNDLEMIQYAGLGIAMGDAPEIVKATANWIAPTVEADGAAIAIQKFLLS, encoded by the coding sequence GTGACCATTCTCCGTTCTCAAAATTCTCGATCGCAGGCTGACTTACAGGATGCTGGGCAGATTCGGCTGTTGGCTTTGGACATTGATGGCACCATTGCCGGTAAGTCCAACCAACTGAGCCAACCCATTTTAGAAGCCGTTGCCGCCGTCCAAGCCAAGGGAATTGCCGTTGCGATCGCGACGGGTCGGATGTACCGGGCAGCCCTACGGTTCCATCACACCTTGAATTTGCGGTTACCCCTGATTGCGTATCAAGGGGCTTGGATCCAAGATCCCATTACGAATCAACGGGCTTGGCACACGCCCGTTGCCGCCCCCCACGCCTTGAACTTGCTGGACTATTTTGAACAACCGGATCTGCGTCAGCGTCTCTCTGTGCATTTCTATATTGACGACGATCTCTATGTTCGAGAACTCACGCCTGACACCGAAGCCTATGTTCAACGATCGGGCATTACACCGATTGCCGTCGGAGATTTGCGATCGGTGCTAGATCGGGCACCCACTAAGGTTTTAGCCTTAAGTGCAGATACGGGATTAATGCAAACTGTCCTTGCAGATCTGCAAGGGATGGTCAATCCTGCGGATTTACACATCACGACTTCTGTAGCGACCTTTGTCGAAGCAACCCACCCCCACGCCACCAAAGGCCACGCCCTTAAACGCCTTGCCGAGGAGGAACTCGGGTTACGCCCTGAGCAAGTGATGGCGATCGGGGATAACTGTAATGATCTGGAAATGATTCAATATGCAGGTCTAGGTATTGCCATGGGAGACGCGCCCGAAATCGTCAAGGCCACGGCCAATTGGATTGCCCCCACGGTTGAAGCAGATGGTGCCGCGATCGCCATTCAAAAGTTCCTACTCTCCTAA
- a CDS encoding metallophosphoesterase, translating to MSFKRRRFLIIGGLTGLGLAVFGKQVLRPGQSTTATTPEVPPLQVATPTGQPLLRFAAIADTGSGDRNQFAVGKAMVQHRDRNPYDLVVLAGDNIYNSGEMSRIQVAFEEPYQKLLQAGVKFRACLGNHDIRTENGDPQVRYTGFNMQGRFYSYKAEAAQFFVLDTNGNADWKGQMAWLEQELSQSQALWKVVYGHHPIYSSGHYGTDSGFVKLFTPLFKKYRVQLYINGHEHDYERSQPIDGTTYLVTGIGGATLRPVGKSSWTAASTSRFGFSAIELYRDRLFIQGIGTDNTVFDQGMVPV from the coding sequence ATGAGCTTTAAACGTCGTCGATTTTTGATCATTGGTGGTCTGACTGGTCTCGGTCTAGCGGTTTTTGGGAAGCAAGTCCTTCGTCCGGGGCAATCTACCACGGCTACGACGCCGGAAGTTCCTCCCCTCCAAGTGGCAACGCCGACAGGACAACCCCTACTACGATTTGCTGCGATCGCGGATACGGGATCCGGCGATCGTAACCAGTTTGCAGTGGGTAAAGCTATGGTGCAGCACCGCGATCGCAATCCCTATGACTTGGTGGTTTTAGCAGGAGATAATATCTACAACAGCGGTGAAATGAGTCGCATCCAGGTGGCTTTTGAAGAACCCTACCAAAAATTGTTACAGGCCGGGGTCAAGTTTCGTGCCTGCCTAGGAAACCACGACATTCGCACGGAGAATGGTGATCCTCAGGTTCGTTATACAGGGTTCAATATGCAAGGCCGGTTTTATTCCTACAAGGCCGAAGCTGCCCAGTTTTTTGTTCTCGATACGAACGGCAACGCGGATTGGAAAGGTCAAATGGCTTGGTTAGAGCAGGAACTCAGCCAAAGTCAAGCATTGTGGAAAGTGGTCTATGGGCACCATCCGATTTATTCATCTGGACACTATGGGACTGATTCAGGGTTTGTGAAATTGTTTACGCCGCTGTTTAAAAAGTATCGTGTTCAGCTTTACATTAACGGTCATGAACATGATTATGAGCGTTCTCAACCCATTGACGGAACGACTTACTTAGTGACAGGAATTGGTGGGGCAACGCTGCGCCCTGTTGGTAAGTCAAGCTGGACAGCGGCATCCACGTCACGCTTTGGTTTCTCTGCGATCGAACTTTATCGCGATCGACTATTTATTCAAGGCATTGGCACTGACAATACGGTATTCGATCAAGGGATGGTACCTGTTTGA
- a CDS encoding LysR family transcriptional regulator, with protein sequence MLDLAQLNLAQLNLVPLSQLELRQLCYFLTIVANGNNFSRAAEQLHIEQAPLSQRIRALEKRLNVELFDRRHRPVQLTPAGDVFRHHLQSSLAQLQQAIEQAQRTARGELGVLRLGMASSVANSILPDILRQFRDRYPFVTLELHELTAQQQIQALHDRQLDIALEAFPPLADSDTNWKQQVIAQESLVLALPIDHPLATQAQIPLRAIAQEPIILPSLSAFPFYHAFITACIDAGFQPQVVQTTTATWLLTILGMVVAGMGIAVLPSNVLTVQRQGILYREIADLTLTREISALWNADHGSIVLDNFLAILLQ encoded by the coding sequence ATGCTGGATCTTGCACAACTCAATCTTGCACAACTCAATCTTGTACCGCTCAGCCAATTGGAACTGCGGCAACTCTGCTACTTTTTGACGATCGTCGCCAATGGCAATAACTTTAGTCGGGCAGCGGAACAGTTACACATCGAGCAAGCCCCCTTGAGCCAGCGCATTCGGGCCTTGGAAAAGCGGTTGAATGTGGAATTGTTCGATCGCCGCCATCGTCCTGTGCAACTGACGCCCGCCGGAGACGTGTTTCGGCACCATCTTCAAAGCAGCCTTGCCCAACTCCAACAGGCGATCGAACAAGCCCAACGGACGGCGCGCGGGGAACTGGGGGTGTTGCGATTGGGAATGGCCAGTTCCGTCGCCAACAGCATCCTGCCCGACATCCTGCGGCAATTTCGCGATCGCTATCCCTTCGTTACCTTGGAACTCCACGAACTCACCGCCCAGCAACAAATTCAAGCCCTGCACGATCGACAGTTAGACATTGCCCTAGAAGCCTTTCCCCCCCTGGCCGATAGCGATACTAACTGGAAGCAACAGGTGATTGCCCAGGAGTCTTTAGTCCTTGCTCTGCCGATCGACCATCCCCTAGCAACCCAAGCCCAAATTCCCCTACGAGCGATCGCCCAGGAGCCGATCATCTTGCCTTCCCTCTCCGCCTTTCCCTTCTACCACGCCTTTATTACTGCTTGTATCGATGCGGGTTTCCAACCCCAAGTTGTGCAGACCACGACGGCAACCTGGTTACTCACAATTTTAGGGATGGTCGTGGCCGGGATGGGGATTGCTGTTTTACCCAGTAATGTTCTGACCGTCCAACGTCAGGGCATTCTGTATCGCGAGATTGCCGATCTCACCCTCACCCGCGAAATTTCTGCCCTCTGGAACGCAGATCACGGTTCGATCGTTCTAGACAACTTCCTAGCCATTTTGCTCCAATAA